From the Rhizobium brockwellii genome, one window contains:
- a CDS encoding acetate--CoA ligase family protein gives MTPRLLDRLLRPQTIAVFGGREARRVIEQCDRMGFVGEIWPVHPKLDEVLGRSCYRSVSDLPSAPDAAFVGVNRTLTVEIVRSLSEAGAGGAVCYASGFSEATAELGDGAELQQALLEAAGDMPILGPNCYGLINGLDGALLWPDQHGMQRIEGGVAILTQSSNIAINLTMQTRGLPIAYVVTAGNQAQTSLADVACALIDDPRVTAVGLHVEGFGDLAALERLAALARQSRKPVVVLKVGRSEQAQRAAVSHTSSLAGSDAVADAVLARLGIGRVQTLPALLETLKLLHVAGPLASHSISSMSCSGGEASLMADAAVGRNVEFPALQPQQLPRLRQVLGEMVTLSNPLDYHTFVWGDLARQTEAFCAMFEGGYALNLVVLDFPRGDRCDASEWAMTADAVMTAAAATGALAGLLATLPENMPEPIADRLMANDIIAFCGIDETITAAEVAAGIGQAWDRPPPLPLLDVSFMDGEIETLTEADAKAELAAFGLPVPQGLLASSPGEAAEQAERLGFPVVLKALGIAHKTEAGAVELNLKDTKAVSNAAAAMPPNAGYLVEKMVDPPVAELIVGAIRDPVFGLSLTLGAGGIFVELLEDSIVLPLPATKTDIHAAISRLKLAKLIYGYRGRPKGDLEAAVGAISAAADYVVRNAACLEELDINPLMVLPEGLGVAAVDALIRRRR, from the coding sequence ATGACGCCTCGCCTGCTCGACCGCCTGCTCAGACCGCAAACGATCGCCGTCTTCGGCGGCCGTGAGGCGCGCAGGGTGATCGAGCAGTGCGACCGCATGGGTTTTGTCGGCGAGATCTGGCCCGTCCATCCCAAACTCGACGAGGTGCTCGGGCGGTCCTGTTATCGCTCAGTATCCGACCTGCCTTCGGCGCCGGATGCCGCCTTCGTCGGCGTCAATAGGACGCTGACCGTCGAGATCGTCCGCAGCCTTTCTGAGGCCGGTGCCGGTGGGGCGGTCTGTTATGCATCGGGTTTCAGCGAGGCGACGGCGGAACTCGGGGACGGCGCCGAGCTGCAGCAGGCCCTGCTGGAGGCAGCCGGCGACATGCCGATCCTCGGGCCGAATTGCTATGGGCTGATCAACGGTCTCGACGGTGCGCTGCTCTGGCCCGATCAGCACGGTATGCAGCGTATCGAAGGTGGCGTCGCGATCCTCACGCAGTCCTCCAATATCGCCATCAACCTGACCATGCAGACCCGCGGCTTGCCGATCGCCTATGTGGTCACGGCCGGCAACCAGGCACAGACATCGCTTGCCGATGTCGCCTGCGCACTGATCGACGACCCGCGTGTCACGGCAGTCGGCCTTCATGTCGAAGGTTTCGGCGATCTCGCTGCACTCGAACGCCTGGCCGCCCTTGCCCGGCAGTCGAGAAAGCCGGTCGTCGTGCTGAAGGTCGGCAGATCGGAGCAGGCACAACGCGCGGCGGTGTCGCATACCTCCTCGCTTGCCGGCAGCGATGCGGTCGCGGATGCCGTGCTCGCCCGCCTCGGTATTGGCCGTGTCCAGACCTTGCCGGCGCTCCTCGAAACCCTGAAGCTGTTGCATGTCGCCGGTCCGCTCGCAAGTCATTCGATCTCGTCGATGAGCTGTTCCGGTGGCGAGGCCTCGCTGATGGCGGATGCCGCCGTCGGTCGCAATGTGGAATTCCCGGCGCTGCAGCCGCAACAATTGCCACGGCTGCGGCAGGTCCTCGGCGAGATGGTGACTCTTTCCAATCCGCTCGATTACCACACCTTCGTGTGGGGTGATCTTGCACGCCAAACTGAAGCCTTCTGCGCCATGTTCGAAGGCGGCTATGCCCTCAATCTCGTCGTCCTCGACTTCCCCCGCGGTGACCGCTGCGATGCGTCCGAATGGGCGATGACCGCAGATGCGGTCATGACGGCCGCCGCCGCAACCGGTGCGCTGGCCGGCCTTCTGGCAACCCTTCCGGAAAACATGCCGGAGCCTATCGCCGATCGGCTGATGGCAAATGACATCATCGCCTTCTGCGGTATCGACGAGACCATCACGGCAGCGGAAGTTGCCGCCGGCATCGGCCAGGCGTGGGATCGCCCGCCTCCCCTGCCGCTGCTCGATGTGTCCTTTATGGATGGCGAGATCGAGACGTTGACGGAAGCCGATGCGAAGGCAGAGCTGGCCGCCTTCGGTCTTCCGGTTCCGCAAGGCCTGTTGGCCTCCTCTCCCGGTGAAGCGGCCGAGCAGGCTGAGCGGCTCGGCTTTCCCGTCGTGCTGAAAGCGCTCGGCATCGCACACAAGACCGAGGCCGGAGCCGTCGAACTCAACCTAAAGGATACTAAGGCGGTGTCGAATGCGGCGGCGGCAATGCCGCCGAATGCCGGTTATCTCGTCGAGAAAATGGTTGATCCGCCGGTTGCCGAGCTCATTGTCGGCGCCATCCGCGACCCTGTCTTCGGATTGTCGCTCACGCTTGGAGCAGGCGGAATCTTCGTTGAATTGCTTGAAGATTCCATCGTCCTGCCCCTTCCGGCGACGAAAACTGACATTCACGCAGCGATTTCGCGTCTCAAACTTGCAAAACTGATCTATGGCTATCGCGGGCGGCCAAAAGGCGACCTCGAGGCCGCTGTCGGCGCTATCTCAGCAGCGGCAGATTATGTCGTAAGGAACGCGGCATGTCTGGAGGAACTGGACATTAATCCGTTGATGGTTCTTCCCGAAGGGCTTGGCGTTGCCGCAGTCGATGCGCTTATCAGGCGAAGGAGGTAG
- a CDS encoding carnitinyl-CoA dehydratase: MSDHIRTRHDGGVLEVVIDRPKANAIDLATSRALGLIFRDFRDDPALRVAIVSGTGEKFFCAGWDLKAAASGDAVDGDYGVGGFGGLQELRDLNKPVISAINGICCGGGLEIALSTDLILAAEHATFALPEIRSGTVADAASIKLPKRIPYHIAMDMLLTGRWLDVHEAHRWGFVNEVLPAERLMERAWELARLLESGPPLVYAAIKEIVREAEGSTFQTAMNKVTKRQFATVDRLYSSEDQLEGARAFAEKRSPIWKGK, translated from the coding sequence TTGAGCGACCACATTCGCACACGACATGACGGCGGAGTACTCGAAGTCGTCATCGACCGGCCGAAGGCGAATGCCATCGATCTTGCGACCAGCCGTGCCCTGGGGTTGATTTTCCGAGATTTCCGCGACGATCCGGCATTGCGTGTCGCCATTGTGTCAGGCACAGGCGAGAAGTTTTTCTGCGCCGGATGGGATCTCAAGGCGGCGGCATCAGGCGATGCGGTCGACGGAGATTACGGCGTCGGCGGCTTCGGTGGGCTGCAGGAACTGCGCGACCTCAACAAGCCGGTCATCTCAGCGATCAACGGTATCTGTTGCGGCGGCGGTCTGGAGATCGCGCTGTCGACCGACCTGATCCTCGCCGCCGAACATGCGACCTTTGCCCTGCCGGAAATCCGCTCGGGCACGGTTGCCGATGCGGCTTCCATCAAGTTGCCGAAACGCATCCCCTACCACATCGCCATGGACATGCTTTTGACCGGGCGCTGGCTCGACGTTCACGAGGCGCATCGCTGGGGTTTCGTCAACGAGGTCCTGCCGGCCGAGCGGCTGATGGAGAGAGCATGGGAGCTTGCCCGGTTGCTGGAGAGCGGGCCGCCGCTCGTCTATGCGGCCATCAAGGAAATCGTGCGCGAAGCGGAGGGTTCGACGTTCCAGACTGCCATGAACAAGGTCACCAAGCGGCAGTTTGCGACGGTCGACAGACTCTATTCGAGCGAGGACCAATTGGAAGGCGCACGGGCCTTCGCCGAGAAGCGAAGCCCCATTTGGAAAGGAAAATAA
- a CDS encoding acyl-CoA dehydrogenase family protein, with translation MDFGLSEEQEMIVETVRAFVETEIYPHENEVERSGIVPLGLGDEIRRKCIDLGFYACNFPEEVGGAGLDHVTFTLVERELGRGSLGLTVFFGRPSGILMACEGEQRERYLLPAVRGEKIDALAITEPDAGSDMRGMKCAARRDGGDFVLNGTKHFISHADVADFVIVFAATGEEETPKGIKKKITAFLVDRGTPGFEILKGYESVSHRGYHNSTLSFDDCRIPEAQVLGEVHRGFDIANQWLYGTRLTVAATCVGRARRVFDMTLPYAAERKQFGKPIGANQGVSFKLADMITEIDAADWLTLAAAWRLDAGLSADRQIASAKLYSSEMLARVTDEAIQIFGGMGLMDDLPLARFWRDARVERIWDGTSEIQRHIISRDLLRPLGA, from the coding sequence ATGGATTTCGGACTGAGCGAAGAACAGGAAATGATCGTCGAGACGGTCCGCGCCTTCGTCGAGACCGAAATCTATCCGCATGAGAACGAGGTCGAGCGCAGCGGTATCGTCCCGCTGGGGCTCGGAGACGAGATCCGGCGCAAATGCATCGATCTCGGCTTCTACGCCTGCAATTTCCCGGAAGAAGTCGGCGGCGCCGGCCTCGACCATGTCACCTTCACTCTGGTCGAGCGGGAGCTCGGGCGCGGCTCCCTGGGGCTGACGGTTTTCTTCGGCCGGCCCTCCGGCATCCTGATGGCCTGCGAGGGCGAGCAGCGAGAGCGCTACCTCCTACCCGCGGTGCGCGGCGAGAAGATCGATGCGCTCGCGATCACCGAACCGGACGCCGGGTCTGACATGCGCGGCATGAAATGCGCCGCCCGCCGCGACGGCGGCGATTTCGTCCTCAACGGCACGAAACATTTCATCTCGCATGCCGATGTCGCCGATTTCGTCATCGTCTTTGCCGCGACGGGCGAGGAAGAAACGCCGAAAGGCATCAAGAAGAAGATCACAGCCTTCCTGGTGGATCGCGGCACGCCGGGCTTTGAAATCCTCAAGGGCTACGAATCCGTTTCGCATCGCGGCTACCACAACTCAACGCTCAGCTTCGACGATTGCCGGATTCCCGAAGCCCAAGTGCTGGGCGAGGTACATCGCGGCTTCGATATCGCCAATCAATGGCTCTACGGCACGCGGTTGACGGTAGCCGCCACCTGTGTCGGGCGGGCACGGCGCGTCTTCGACATGACGCTGCCCTATGCCGCCGAGCGCAAGCAGTTCGGCAAGCCGATCGGCGCCAATCAGGGCGTGTCGTTCAAGCTTGCCGACATGATCACCGAGATCGACGCGGCCGACTGGCTGACGCTCGCCGCCGCCTGGCGGCTCGATGCCGGGCTCTCGGCAGATCGACAGATCGCCTCGGCCAAGCTCTACTCCTCCGAAATGCTGGCCCGGGTCACCGACGAGGCGATCCAGATCTTCGGCGGCATGGGCCTGATGGACGACCTGCCGCTCGCCCGCTTCTGGCGCGACGCGCGCGTCGAGCGCATCTGGGACGGCACCTCTGAAATCCAGCGGCATATCATCAGCCGCGATCTGCTTCGACCTTTGGGAGCGTGA